Proteins from a genomic interval of Papaver somniferum cultivar HN1 chromosome 4, ASM357369v1, whole genome shotgun sequence:
- the LOC113271668 gene encoding AP2/ERF and B3 domain-containing transcription factor At1g50680-like: MEEEMMLNMVPYTALSAAVGGEGSDSNRSNSNSPCGLSKKRHRQQDGIKPSARFKGVVLQPNGRWGAQIYSNHQRIWIGTFNSESDAAKAYDSAAVKLRSGDSHRNIPLTTQTSLEPDFQKPYSIDEVLVMLKDGSYETKLHEFMNSSEKQDRESGFGVNLFRGNVNDGSVKCQQLFQKELTPSDVGKLNRLVIPKKYAVKYFPKVSEAPLEEEDGGVIDDIQLPFVDRDMKLWKFRYCYWKSSQSYVFTRGWNRFVKDKKLKKNDVVTFYRCECREWFQNKPFYLIHVASNGDEDNRLDLQLGFSWNTNETGPSDRTIKLWQNKEEVIMEVTPPQQQPDEEKRPLIMEVAPPQQQPDEEKKAFRLFGVNIN, translated from the coding sequence ATGGAAGAAGAGATGATGCTGAATATGGTTCCCTATACAGCATTGAGTGCTGCTGTAGGAGGAGAAGGTTCGGATTCTAACAGAAGTAATAGCAATAGCCCTTGTGGATTGTCGAAAAAACGTCATAGACAACAAGATGGCATAAAACCTTCTGCAAGATTTAAGGGTGTTGTGTTGCAGCCAAACGGCAGATGGGGTGCACAAATTTATTCAAACCATCAGCGTATTTGGATTGGGACATTCAATTCAGAGTCGGATGCGGCTAAGGCTTATGATAGCGCTGCTGTTAAGCTTCGAAGTGGAGATTCACATCGGAACATTCCATTGACCACTCAAACCTCACTGGAACCAGATTTTCAGAAACCATACTCAATCGATGAAGTATTGGTTATGCTCAAGGATGGATCATATGAAACAAAGTTGCATGAATTTATGAACTCTTCGGAGAAGCAGGATAGGGAATCTGGTTTTGGTGTGAACTTGTTCAGAGGAAATGTTAACGATGGGTCTGTAAAGTGCCAACAGTTGTTTCAGAAAGAACTAACTCCAAGCGATGTTGGGAAACTCAACAGGCTTGTTATTCCTAAAAAGTATGCCGTGAAGTACTTCCCAAAGGTTTCAGAAGCACCTTTAGAAGAAGAGGATGGTGGTGTGATAGACGACATTCAACTGCCATTCGTGGACAGGGACATGAAGCTCTGGAAATTCCGATACTGCTATTGGAAATCTAGCCAAAGTTATGTGTTTACCAGAGGTTGGAACCGATTTGTTAaagacaagaaattgaagaagaatgACGTGGTTACATTTTATAGGTGTGAGTGTCGAGAATGGTTCCAAAACAAACCCTTTTACTTGATCCATGTAGCGTCTAATGGAGATGAAGATAATAGACTAGATTTACAATTAGGGTTTAGCTGGAATACTAATGAAACTGGACCCTCAGATAGGACTATCAAACTATGGCAAAATAAGGAAGAAGTGATTATGGAAGTTACACCACCACAGCAACAACCAGATGAGGAGAAAAGGCCTTTGATTATGGAAGTTGCACCACCACAGCAACAACCAGATGAGGAGAAAAAGGCTTTCAGACTTTTTGGTGTAAACATTAATTAA